Genomic window (Verrucomicrobiia bacterium):
AATGGCTTTCCGGTGCTCCGGGATATTCATCGGGCGCAGCATACGCGGGAGCAGGCGAAATTTGGAGCCAAAACTTGTCGCCGTCGGGGCACGCGCGGTGGCGCTGCGCTATTGCGTTTCCCGACGCTTCCCACAGATTGAAGGAGTGAGTGATTCGCATCCCATTCAGGTGGTCGTGCTCGGCGCGGGCTTCGGCGGCCTGACGTTCTGTCAGAATTTCCGGCATCCGGACGCGCGCATTACGGTGGTGGACCGGACCAATCACCATCTGTTTCAACCGTTGCTTTATCAGGTGGCGGCGTGCGGTTTGTCGGCAACGGAAATCGCGCAACCGATCCGCGCCATTCTATCCGAGCGCAGCGATGTCACGGTGTTGTTCAATCGCGTGGTGGGAATTGATCTGGAACATCGCCGCGTGCAACTGGAGTCGGGGGAATTACCTTATGACTATCTGGTGCTGGCGTTGGGAGGTCAGACCAGTTATTTCGGTCATCCGGAATGGGAACAATTTGCGCCCGGACTGAAAACGCTTGCCGACGCGTTGCAGATTCGCAGTCAGATTCTGTTGGCATTTGAAAAAGCCGAGAACGCCACCGACCCGCAGGAGCGTGATCGGTTGATGACGATTGTGGTGGTGGGCGGCGGGCCAACGGGTGTCGAACTGGCCGGCGCGTTTGCGGAACTGGCGCGGACCGTGTTGAACCAGGATTTTCGGCGGATTGATCCCTCGAAGGCTCGCATCATTTTGATCGAAGGCTCGCCATTGGTGCTGTCGCATTTGCCCGCGGAATTATCCGCCAGCGCGCAACGACAACTAACCGCTTTGGGAGTGGAAATCCGGAACAACGTTCGCGTGCAGGCCATCCGCGCCAACGAGGTGGAACTGGCGGATGGCCGGATCATCCACGCCGGAACGATCATCTGGGCGGCAGGCGTCTCGGCTTCCCCGTTGACGCAGCAACTGGGAGTGGAACTGGATCGCGGCGGACGGATCAAGGTGAAGTCGGATCTCAGTCTGCCGGGGCATCCGGAAGTTTTTGCGATCGGCGACCTGGCTTCGTTGTTGCAGTCGGATGGGAAGCCGGTTCCGGGCGTCTCGCCGGCCGCCATGCAAATGGGGCGACACGTTGCCGCGATCATCGAGGCGGAGTTGAATTCGCCCGGTGGCACACCCGCGCGACCGCCGTTCGAGTATCGGGACAAAGGCACGATGGCCACGATTGGTCGCTCGGCAGCGGTGGCGTGGATCGGACGGTTTCGCTTTTCGGGATTGCTGGCTTGGTTGACCTGGTTGTTTGTGCATTTGATTTTTCTGGTGGGATTTCGCAACCGCGTTGCCGTGTTGTTTCAATGGGCCTATTCGTACTTCTCATTCAGGCGCAGCGCCCGCATCATTACCTATCCACCGGCGTCGGATGCTGATCCAAAATCCGCAGCGAAGTAACCGCGCGCCGGCCGCGGAGCGTTCTGGTATTCGGGAAGCTGTCGCCATAGGATGCCGTGGTGGTGCAACTGGTAAAATGCAACTCTGGTCCAGTCGGGATGATTAAATCCAATTCAACTGACGTCTGAGAGACATGGCTGATTTGTTCGCCAAGCGGCCCCGGGTCACGGTGGAGGGTAAATTTTTCCGGCGGGGTTCAGAGAAACTTTATTTGAAAGGCGTTGCTTACGGCCCGTTCGCGGCTGGCAGCGACGGACAGCCCTTTGCCACCCCGGAACGGACGGCGGCTGATTTTCAACTGATCCAGGAGTTGGGCGCGAATCTCCTGCGTATTTACCATGTGCCGCCGCGCTGGTTTCTGGAACTCGCCGCGCAACATCAATTGCTCCTGCTGGTTGATATTCCGTGGAACAAGCATCTGGTTTTTTTGGAGGATCCGGTGCGACGGGCGGAAGCGCGCCAGGCGGTTTGCCACGCGGTTTTATCCGGCGCGCGACATCCGGCGGTATTCGCGTACAGCATCGCGAATGAAATTCCACCCGACGTGGTGCGCTGGAGCGGAACGAAAGCGGTCGCGGAGTTTCTGGATGAATTGGTGGCCGAAGCCAAGCGCATTGACCCGGAATGTCTCTGCACTTACGGGAATTATCCCACGACGGAGTTCTTGCAACCGCAAGCCCTGGACTTCCTTGGGTTCAATGTTTATCTGCACCAACCCGCCGCGTTCAGCAATTACCTGGCGCGCTTGCAGATGTTGTCCGGAAACAAGCCATTGCTGTTGAGCGAATACGGTTGCGATTCACAACGCGAGGGTGAAATGGCGCAGGCGGAAATGCTGTCATGGCAGACGGAACTGGCGTTTCGCGCCGGCGTGGCTGGAGCGGTGGCGTTCAGTTTTACGGACGATTGGCATCGCGGCGGGGAAGCCGTCTCGAACTGGCGCCTGGGCTTGACCACCGTTACGCGGGAAAAGAAACTGGCCTTCGATCGGGTCAAAGCCGCGTTCCAGCGCGCCCCAAAATTTCCGCTCCGCCGCCAGCCCAAGGTTTCGGTCGTCGTGGCGAGTTACAATGGCGCGCCGACGCTGACGGCGTGTCTGGATTCACTGCGCCATCTGAATTACCCGGATTACGAAGTGATCCTGGTGGACGACGGATCAACGGACGCCACGCCGCAACTGGCGCAACATTATCCAACGGTGCGCTACTTCCGTCACCCCACCAACTTGGGACTTTCGGTGGCGCGAAACACCGGTCTGGCCGCCGCCACGGGCGAGCTGGTGGCGTTTACTGATTCGGATTGTCGGGTGGATGAAGACTGGTTGTACTATCTCGCGGCGGATTTGGTGGACGGCGAGTTTGCCGCGGTGGGCGGCCCTAATTTGCTGCCACCCGAGGATTCGGCGGTGGCGGCGGCAGTGATGGTTTCACCGGGCGGCCCCACGCACGTCATGCTTTCGGATCGCGAGGCGGAACACATCCCCGGCTGCAACATGGTGATTCGTAAAAGCGCGCTGGAGGCGATTGGCGGATTTGACCCGATTTTTCGCCAAGCCGGCGATGACGTGGACATCTGTTGGCGGCTGCAGCAGGCTGGTTATAAAATCG
Coding sequences:
- a CDS encoding NAD(P)/FAD-dependent oxidoreductase, which gives rise to MEPKLVAVGARAVALRYCVSRRFPQIEGVSDSHPIQVVVLGAGFGGLTFCQNFRHPDARITVVDRTNHHLFQPLLYQVAACGLSATEIAQPIRAILSERSDVTVLFNRVVGIDLEHRRVQLESGELPYDYLVLALGGQTSYFGHPEWEQFAPGLKTLADALQIRSQILLAFEKAENATDPQERDRLMTIVVVGGGPTGVELAGAFAELARTVLNQDFRRIDPSKARIILIEGSPLVLSHLPAELSASAQRQLTALGVEIRNNVRVQAIRANEVELADGRIIHAGTIIWAAGVSASPLTQQLGVELDRGGRIKVKSDLSLPGHPEVFAIGDLASLLQSDGKPVPGVSPAAMQMGRHVAAIIEAELNSPGGTPARPPFEYRDKGTMATIGRSAAVAWIGRFRFSGLLAWLTWLFVHLIFLVGFRNRVAVLFQWAYSYFSFRRSARIITYPPASDADPKSAAK
- a CDS encoding glycosyltransferase encodes the protein MADLFAKRPRVTVEGKFFRRGSEKLYLKGVAYGPFAAGSDGQPFATPERTAADFQLIQELGANLLRIYHVPPRWFLELAAQHQLLLLVDIPWNKHLVFLEDPVRRAEARQAVCHAVLSGARHPAVFAYSIANEIPPDVVRWSGTKAVAEFLDELVAEAKRIDPECLCTYGNYPTTEFLQPQALDFLGFNVYLHQPAAFSNYLARLQMLSGNKPLLLSEYGCDSQREGEMAQAEMLSWQTELAFRAGVAGAVAFSFTDDWHRGGEAVSNWRLGLTTVTREKKLAFDRVKAAFQRAPKFPLRRQPKVSVVVASYNGAPTLTACLDSLRHLNYPDYEVILVDDGSTDATPQLAQHYPTVRYFRHPTNLGLSVARNTGLAAATGELVAFTDSDCRVDEDWLYYLAADLVDGEFAAVGGPNLLPPEDSAVAAAVMVSPGGPTHVMLSDREAEHIPGCNMVIRKSALEAIGGFDPIFRQAGDDVDICWRLQQAGYKIGFNAAGFVWHYRRATLGAYLRQQSGYGGAEALLVRKHPEYFNAFGNSMWRGRIYGSAKFGLLLQRPIIYRGIFSSAPFQTVYASAPAPVFMMLTTLEYYVLIVLPLWALAVAFPILWPMALVSLSIPVAICVAAGMQATLPRGKRRWWSRPLVALLFLLQPIARGWARHQHRLAWRLTADPTFETLESVALRHSERSLGEARYWAEQRLDRFHFVTKVLRGLDQRHWPYRADVGWSEFDAEIFGNWWSYVQFATVAEDHPHGRQLIRCRLRARWSLQAKAILWLLLAAEVIVTGAFVGWFAMLLVTAITLGAAIYFMRTQKRRIQSELISFLDGLAEELKLVIIRNGPGGDEAPRATTEPPPTSECKSAPIRVELPVAVSAAKPATSPTGASAGTITAPVAGDGSAPTE